The following are encoded together in the Candidatus Hydrogenedentota bacterium genome:
- a CDS encoding Gfo/Idh/MocA family oxidoreductase, which yields MDRMDRRQFLARTGAAAWAAGAVSTFSINAAGANQRIRIGVMGAGGRGTQLAEWFAQRPDVQVVYVADPDKARRDMCVERIKKIAKRKPKSIPDFRKMLDDKRVDAIINATPDHWHVLGSILACQAGKDVYLEKPLSHNMWEGRKLVEAVRKYKRILQVGTQNRSAHYCHAAREFLQSKDFGDIHFMRVMNSKPRNTIGKLPDTDVPEGIDYDMWLGPAPMRPFNMNHFHYNWHWFWAYSGGDIINDGVHQIDITRWMSGQTYPVSVYSTGGLHHFDDDQETPDTHVVNWDFGKMTIVFEQTLWSPYEKKVPMPIREGEGFPNWMFTGTRIEISGTKCFMNLARHGGGWQAYDKDWNVVKEMRGAFSESNADHIENFLDCIRTRKEPNAPVEEGHLSTAWCHYGNIAYRTGRKLFINPATEGFVNDAEADALLKRAYRAPWVVPEQV from the coding sequence GCTGCGGGCGCCGTGTCAACATTTTCGATCAACGCGGCGGGCGCGAACCAAAGAATCCGCATCGGCGTGATGGGTGCGGGCGGACGCGGCACGCAGTTGGCGGAATGGTTTGCGCAACGCCCGGACGTGCAGGTGGTGTATGTAGCCGATCCGGATAAGGCGCGCCGCGATATGTGCGTCGAGCGCATCAAGAAGATCGCGAAACGGAAACCGAAGAGCATACCGGATTTCCGGAAGATGTTGGACGACAAGCGGGTGGATGCCATCATCAACGCGACGCCGGACCATTGGCATGTCCTCGGATCGATCCTGGCTTGCCAGGCGGGCAAGGACGTCTACCTGGAAAAGCCGCTCTCGCACAACATGTGGGAAGGCCGCAAACTCGTCGAGGCGGTGCGAAAATACAAGCGCATTTTGCAGGTGGGCACGCAGAACCGAAGCGCGCACTACTGTCATGCGGCGCGTGAATTCCTGCAATCGAAAGACTTCGGCGACATTCACTTCATGCGCGTGATGAACAGCAAGCCGCGCAACACCATCGGCAAACTACCGGACACGGACGTGCCGGAGGGCATTGACTACGACATGTGGCTCGGTCCCGCGCCGATGCGCCCGTTCAACATGAACCATTTCCACTACAACTGGCACTGGTTCTGGGCCTATTCGGGCGGCGACATCATCAACGACGGCGTACACCAAATAGACATCACGCGATGGATGTCGGGGCAGACGTATCCGGTGTCCGTTTATTCGACCGGCGGCCTGCACCACTTCGACGACGACCAGGAAACGCCGGACACGCATGTCGTCAATTGGGACTTCGGCAAGATGACCATCGTGTTCGAGCAGACGCTGTGGTCGCCCTACGAAAAAAAGGTGCCGATGCCGATACGCGAAGGCGAGGGATTCCCGAACTGGATGTTCACCGGCACGCGCATCGAGATCAGCGGCACGAAATGCTTCATGAACCTTGCCCGGCACGGCGGCGGCTGGCAGGCCTACGACAAGGATTGGAACGTCGTCAAGGAAATGCGTGGCGCCTTTTCGGAATCCAACGCGGACCACATCGAAAACTTTCTCGATTGCATTCGCACGCGCAAGGAACCGAACGCGCCGGTCGAGGAGGGCCATCTCTCGACGGCGTGGTGCCATTACGGGAACATCGCCTATCGTACCGGCCGCAAGTTGTTCATCAATCCGGCGACGGAAGGTTTCGTGAACGACGCCGAGGCCGACGCCCTGCTCAAGCGCGCCTACCGCGCGCCGTGGGTCGTGCCCGAACAAGTGTAA